A stretch of the Pseudomonas helvetica genome encodes the following:
- a CDS encoding ester cyclase, whose protein sequence is MSLFPVARLTHARCWLLSSLVAIAVSPVFAATDPLVQPRTVIVDHSLAKAQADAQILAARRYGTFWTTGDEALARAALAPDFKDSTLPPGRPQGITGPIAASKTMHAAIPDIQCEVEQMMVVGDRVIAHLRFTGHFTGQFKGVQGTGQTIDFIATDIYRVVEGRIAENWHLEDNLTLLQQLGMVK, encoded by the coding sequence ATGTCACTTTTCCCCGTTGCACGCCTGACCCACGCACGTTGCTGGTTGCTCTCTTCCCTGGTCGCCATCGCGGTAAGCCCCGTCTTCGCCGCGACCGATCCGCTCGTCCAGCCCCGCACGGTGATCGTCGACCATAGCCTTGCGAAGGCGCAGGCCGACGCGCAGATCCTGGCCGCACGCCGTTACGGCACGTTCTGGACCACCGGCGACGAAGCGCTCGCTCGCGCCGCCCTGGCACCCGACTTCAAGGATTCGACACTGCCGCCAGGTCGCCCCCAAGGCATTACCGGACCGATCGCGGCATCGAAAACCATGCACGCGGCGATTCCTGATATCCAGTGCGAAGTGGAACAGATGATGGTGGTCGGCGACCGGGTCATCGCGCATTTGCGTTTCACCGGTCACTTTACCGGCCAGTTCAAGGGCGTTCAGGGCACAGGGCAGACGATCGACTTCATCGCGACGGACATCTACCGCGTCGTCGAGGGTCGTATCGCCGAGAACTGGCACCTCGAAGATAACCTGACCCTGCTGCAACAGCTCGGCATGGTGAAGTAA
- a CDS encoding sodium:calcium antiporter: MHSMPMTFALLLGSAVVIYLACEYFVNGIEWVGRKLAVGQQATGSILAAFGTALPESVITFIAVVFGDTPEQKSLGVGAALGGPLVLATIAYAVVGVTLLLCRQRLANTEAIRQDFKRLSRDQGWFLVIFVAKIALGLVVFAYKPWLGILFLAAYAAYFWKEMRGEQDEEEYELEPLKLAPGKATPSTSAAVIQTLIALAVIFAASHFFVGQLDALGPMLGIHPQLLALLLSPIATELPETLNAIIWVRQGKHRLALANISGAMMIQATVPTAFGLFFTPWALDTSLVLAAIITLIGVGIMFFAFRKGIISRWLLASMVLLYILFAVLLKVLDLA, translated from the coding sequence ATGCATTCAATGCCCATGACGTTTGCGTTGCTGTTGGGCTCCGCGGTTGTCATCTATCTGGCTTGTGAATACTTCGTTAATGGCATCGAGTGGGTCGGTCGCAAACTTGCGGTCGGGCAACAAGCCACGGGGTCCATTCTGGCGGCCTTTGGTACGGCATTACCGGAAAGCGTCATCACGTTTATTGCCGTTGTGTTTGGTGACACGCCAGAGCAGAAATCCCTCGGCGTCGGTGCTGCACTTGGCGGACCTCTGGTCCTGGCGACGATCGCCTATGCGGTAGTCGGTGTAACACTCTTGCTGTGTCGTCAGCGCCTGGCGAATACCGAGGCCATCCGTCAGGACTTCAAGCGACTCAGCCGTGATCAAGGATGGTTCCTCGTCATTTTTGTTGCGAAGATTGCGCTCGGTCTTGTCGTGTTTGCCTACAAACCTTGGTTGGGTATTCTTTTCCTGGCGGCCTATGCGGCGTATTTCTGGAAGGAAATGCGCGGTGAGCAGGATGAAGAAGAGTATGAACTCGAGCCCCTGAAACTTGCGCCAGGCAAAGCGACTCCGTCGACCTCGGCGGCGGTGATTCAAACGCTTATTGCATTAGCGGTTATCTTTGCGGCCTCTCACTTCTTTGTCGGACAACTCGATGCCTTGGGCCCCATGCTGGGTATTCATCCTCAATTGCTGGCGCTGTTGCTCAGCCCAATTGCTACCGAACTGCCTGAAACGCTGAATGCGATCATTTGGGTACGCCAGGGTAAACACCGACTCGCCTTGGCCAACATCAGCGGCGCCATGATGATTCAAGCCACAGTGCCCACTGCATTCGGGCTGTTCTTTACGCCTTGGGCGCTGGATACGTCGCTGGTTCTGGCGGCAATCATCACCCTGATAGGTGTGGGCATCATGTTCTTCGCTTTCCGAAAGGGCATCATCTCGCGCTGGCTATTGGCATCGATGGTGTTGCTGTACATCCTCTTTGCAGTCCTTTTGAAGGTTCTTGATCTGGCTTAG
- a CDS encoding LysE family translocator → MDASTLFLYIITVSVVMMTPGPSMLLALSNGASKGMRVASFGMAGAALSDLILIGAVGCGLGALLQASEQLFILVKWVGAAYLLYLAWVLWHAPTRALSEAYTPSAATGRSAFLRALLVGLSNPKGLLFFAAFLPQFIRPSEPVAQQYVLLAITSALVDCVMMSMYAFGGRLAMRRFSSQVMQWINRSCAGMLALLALGLTLYRRNPSH, encoded by the coding sequence ATGGATGCATCTACTCTTTTCCTCTACATCATTACGGTAAGCGTGGTCATGATGACGCCGGGACCCTCAATGCTCCTGGCGCTGAGTAATGGTGCCTCTAAAGGTATGCGGGTGGCGTCCTTTGGCATGGCAGGCGCGGCATTGTCGGATCTTATATTGATTGGTGCGGTGGGCTGCGGTCTGGGCGCCTTGCTTCAAGCCTCTGAGCAGTTGTTCATCCTGGTGAAATGGGTAGGTGCCGCCTATCTGCTCTATCTGGCATGGGTACTCTGGCACGCGCCGACACGGGCGCTCTCCGAGGCGTACACGCCGAGCGCGGCAACCGGGAGGTCGGCCTTCCTGCGAGCACTCCTGGTTGGCTTGTCCAATCCCAAGGGTTTGTTGTTCTTTGCGGCCTTTCTACCGCAGTTCATCCGCCCCTCTGAACCCGTCGCCCAGCAGTACGTGCTCCTTGCCATAACCAGTGCCTTGGTCGACTGCGTGATGATGAGCATGTACGCGTTTGGTGGACGGCTTGCCATGCGCCGGTTTTCCTCGCAAGTCATGCAGTGGATCAACCGCAGCTGTGCCGGAATGCTGGCTCTACTCGCGCTGGGCCTGACCTTGTACCGGCGCAACCCGTCGCATTGA
- a CDS encoding cupin domain-containing protein: MSREQVAPVTKGVAVKLLATVDLGPEIEGMAGRQLRMRMVTIEPGGVFGPVHNHKDRPGIVYILQGTITDHRNGVATDYGPGVGWPEDRNTTHWLENRGTIAAVEISVDIVRQE, encoded by the coding sequence ATGAGTCGCGAACAGGTAGCACCCGTGACGAAAGGTGTGGCGGTGAAGTTACTTGCCACCGTTGACCTGGGTCCTGAGATCGAGGGCATGGCAGGGCGTCAGCTTAGAATGCGTATGGTGACCATCGAGCCTGGAGGCGTCTTCGGGCCGGTTCACAACCATAAAGACCGACCTGGCATCGTCTACATTCTGCAAGGCACGATCACTGACCATCGAAATGGAGTCGCCACGGACTATGGACCCGGAGTGGGCTGGCCCGAGGACAGGAACACCACACACTGGCTTGAGAACAGAGGAACGATTGCGGCGGTGGAGATCTCGGTCGATATTGTCAGGCAGGAGTGA
- a CDS encoding LysR family transcriptional regulator translates to MDYLGDIRLFVEAANLGGLSAAGRKLGLSPAAASARLVKLESVLHTRLFERTTRHLRLTDEGLAYLAYCQQALQALDDGHAFLQAGKSVVGGKVRISATSDFGRNVLKDWLDQFNTQYPEVKFALVLSDSLSHLLQDDIDLAIRFGVPPDSSFVARPLAPNRRVLCASPDYLAKHGAPEHPRDLERFDCIVLNSVTGPANDWRFTRNGKVENYAVPLANARETNDGAVAREWAVHGYGIAMKSLWDIGPDLRAGRLKILLPEWRTAEAPVHAVYQRNRYMAPRVRALLDFLVERFAEESSHLEDYLS, encoded by the coding sequence ATGGACTACCTGGGCGACATCCGGCTGTTTGTCGAAGCAGCCAATCTGGGCGGTTTGTCGGCCGCTGGTCGCAAACTCGGACTATCCCCCGCTGCCGCCAGTGCGCGCCTGGTCAAGCTCGAGTCGGTGTTGCATACGCGTCTGTTCGAGCGCACGACACGCCACCTGCGCTTGACGGATGAGGGGCTGGCGTATTTGGCCTATTGTCAGCAGGCACTCCAGGCACTCGACGATGGCCATGCCTTTCTACAGGCTGGGAAAAGCGTCGTGGGAGGCAAGGTGCGAATTTCCGCAACCTCGGATTTCGGTCGCAATGTGCTGAAGGATTGGCTTGACCAGTTCAACACCCAATACCCCGAGGTGAAGTTCGCGTTGGTGCTGTCGGATTCGCTGTCGCATTTGTTGCAAGACGATATTGATCTCGCCATCCGATTCGGTGTGCCGCCGGACAGTTCCTTCGTTGCCCGTCCCCTGGCACCCAACCGGCGCGTGTTGTGCGCGTCGCCCGACTATCTGGCAAAGCACGGCGCCCCCGAACACCCACGGGATCTGGAGCGTTTCGACTGTATTGTCCTCAACTCTGTCACCGGGCCAGCGAACGACTGGCGCTTCACCCGCAATGGCAAAGTTGAAAACTATGCGGTCCCGCTCGCAAACGCTCGCGAGACGAATGACGGCGCGGTCGCCCGAGAATGGGCGGTCCACGGTTACGGCATTGCGATGAAATCGCTGTGGGATATTGGCCCAGACCTGCGAGCAGGACGCTTGAAGATCCTGTTGCCGGAGTGGCGAACTGCGGAGGCGCCGGTACATGCCGTGTATCAACGCAACCGGTACATGGCGCCTCGCGTACGTGCCCTTCTGGATTTTCTGGTCGAGCGCTTTGCAGAAGAATCCAGCCACCTGGAAGACTACTTGAGCTGA